The following coding sequences lie in one Primulina huaijiensis isolate GDHJ02 chromosome 2, ASM1229523v2, whole genome shotgun sequence genomic window:
- the LOC140956550 gene encoding uncharacterized protein, whose product MKIDKFFPSYEDLNDVEMKVVEKSIALQVSLLMVKENKIDKFRFVNPHIIPNLQHNAHDKTGKTERVNKRASSLADRLSGAAMNQLVLVQSCSGFHWTLTVIEPYKEIVYLVDSLSHRIRDEDWKYVVEMALTLFNSTKGRKGRKHVQWEVIKAPKQPDAKQCGYYVMRFMRQITEEVATFEGDTLRSIFTKTEYSMEEIDEVRTELAECIQDHIYE is encoded by the exons atgaaaatcgACAAGTTTTTCCCGAGTTATGAAGATTTGAATGATGTTGAAATGAAAGTTGTGGAAAAATCTATTGCTTTACAG GTAAGTCTTTTG ATGGTGAAAGAAAACAAGATTGACAAATTCAGATTTGTTAATCCACACATCATCCCAAATTTGCAACATAATGCACACGACAAAACAGGTAAAACTGAAAGGGTGAACAAGAGGGCGAGTTCTTTAGCGGATAGGCTAAGTGGTGCAGCAATGAATCAATTGGTTTTGGTTCAAAGTTGTTCTGG TTTTCATTGGACTCTCACTGTCATCGAGCCTTATAAGGAGATTGTTTATTTGGTGGATTCCTTAAGTCATCGCATTCGTGATGAGGATTGGAAATATGTTGTGGAAAT GGCGTTGACATTGTTTAACTCAACTAAAGGAAGGAAAGGAAGAAAGCATGTACAATGGGAAGTCATAAAG GCTCCTAAGCAACCGGATGCAAAACAATGTGGTTATTATGTGATGAGATTCATGAGGCAGATTACTGAAGAAGTTGCAACTTTTGAGGGGGATACATTACGATCGATA TTCACAAAAACGGAGTATTCtatggaagaaattgatgaggTTCGCACCGAGCTAGCCGAATGCATACAGGATCATATTTATGAATAG